The following are encoded together in the Oncorhynchus masou masou isolate Uvic2021 chromosome 5, UVic_Omas_1.1, whole genome shotgun sequence genome:
- the LOC135525293 gene encoding guanine nucleotide-binding protein subunit alpha-12-like encodes MSGVVRSLSRCLLPAEATREAGGSKDRIRERDAVQEREARRRSREIDAMLARERRAVRRLVKILLLGAGESGKSTFLKQMRIINGKEFDKKALLDFRDTIFENIIKGMRVLVDARDKLGIPWQNSENEKHGMFVMSFEGRGGVAVEPMEFQLYGLALDALWRDSGIQDAYARRSEFQLAHPDMALQHDNATSHTARSVHDYLQDRKVSVLPWPAESPDLNPIEHVWDLLDRRHKVHLCNDHAV; translated from the exons ATGTCGGGAGTTGTGCGGAGCCTGAGCCGCTGCCTGCTGCCGGCCGAGGCCACCCGAGAGGCGGGCGGCAGCAAGGACAGGATCCGGGAAAGGGACGCGGTGCAGGAGCGAGAGGCTCGGCGGAGGAGCCGGGAGATTGATGCCATGCTTGCACGAGAGAGGCGCGCGGTGAGGCGGCTCGTGAAGATCCTTCTCCTCGGCGCTGGAGAGAGCGGCAAATCGACCTTCCTCAAACAGATGAGGATAATTAATGGGAAAGAGTTCGACAAGAAAGCTCTACTCGACTTCCGGGACACAATCTTTGAGAATATCATAAAG GGGATGCGTGTATTGGTGGATGCACGGGACAAGCTGGGGATTCCGTGGCAGAACTCTGAAAACGAGAAGCATGGCATGTTTGTGATGTCATTTGAGGGGCGTGGTGGAGTGGCGGTAGAACCAATGGAATTCCAGCTTTATGGTCTGGCGCTGGACGCTCTGTGGAGGGATTCTGGAATACAGGACGCCTACGCACGACGCAGTGAGTTTCAACTG gctcatcctgacatggccctccagcatgacaatgccaccagccatactgctcgttctgtgcatgattacCTGCAAGACCGGaaggtcagtgttctgccatggccagcggagagcccggatctcaatcccattgagcatgtctgggacctgttggatcggagg cacaaggtgcacctgtgtaatgatcatgctgtttaa
- the LOC135525300 gene encoding zinc finger protein 239-like encodes MPHLSGERPDSVEPEPGTSKPARRHQCSQCGKCFNQSVELKRHEKIHTGEKPYQCSQCGKCFYWSGDLKKHERIHTGEKPNHCSQCGKCFNQSWKLKRHERIHTGEKPYHCSQCGKCFNQSWELKRHERIHTGEKPYDCSQCGKCFERLGNLKQHEIIHTEEKPYHCSQCGKCFNQLGNLKQHERIHTEKPFHCSQCGKCFNQSVKLKRHERIHKREKPYHCSLCGKCFNQLGNLTRHERIHTGDALPLLPVWKVF; translated from the exons atgccacacctgtcag GAGAAAGACCAGACTCAGTGGAACCAGAGCCAGGGACGTCCAAACCCGCAAGACGACACcagtgctcccagtgtggaaagtgtttcaacCAGTCAGTGGAGCTGAAACGGCATGAgaaaatacacacaggggagaagccttaccagtgctcccagtgtggaaagtgtttctACTGGTCAGGGGATCTGAAaaaacatgagagaatacacacaggggagaagcctaatcactgctcccagtgtggaaagtgtttcaacCAGTCATGGAAGCTGAAACGGCATGAGAGaattcacacaggggagaagccttaccactgctcccagtgtggaaagtgtttcaacCAGTCATGGGAGCTGAAACGGCATGAGAGaattcacacaggggagaagccttacgactgctcccagtgtggaaagtgttttGAGCGGTTAGGGAACCTGAAACAACATGAGATAATACACACAGAGGAGAAGCCTTATCACTGCTCTCAGTGTGGCAAGTGTTTTAATCAGTTAGGGAACCTGAAacagcatgagagaatacacacggAGAAGCCTtttcactgctcccagtgtggaaagtgtttcaacCAGTCAGTGAAGCTGAAACGGCATGAGAGAATTCACAAaagggagaagccttaccactgctccctgtGTGGCAAGTGTTTTAATCAGTTAGGGAACCTGACacggcatgagagaatacacacgggAGATGCCTTACCATTGCTCCCTGTGTGGAAAGTGTTTTAA